From the genome of Candidatus Effluviviaceae Genus I sp.:
CTTCCTGCTCCACATTGCCTCCTGCCCTACCGCGCCGGAGGCGTGAGCACCCTGTCGATCGCGTGGACGACGCCGTTTAAGGCCACGATGTCCGTCCGCGTCACCCGCGCGTCGTTGATCATCACCGTGGTGTCCTCGATGCTCACCCGTAGCTCCCGGCCGCTGACGGTCACCGTCGAGATGATGTTCGCGACGTCCGTCGCCAGGATCGTCCCGGGCACGACGTGGTACTGAAGGAGCGCCCTGAGCGCCTCGGCCTTCTCGGGTCTGAGCAGATCGTCCAGCACGCCGGGCGGAAGCGCCGCGAACGCGGCGTCCGTCGGCGCGAA
Proteins encoded in this window:
- a CDS encoding fasciclin domain-containing protein, which translates into the protein MRARSRLYGLVIAVAAIGFLVVLGGCQRKTPEPATKTPPREQAVDIVGVAAADGSFGTLVKAVGAAGLAETLKGPGPFTLFAPTDAAFAALPPGVLDDLLRPEKAEALRALLQYHVVPGTILATDVANIISTVTVSGRELRVSIEDTTVMINDARVTRTDIVALNGVVHAIDRVLTPPAR